A region from the Drosophila sechellia strain sech25 unplaced genomic scaffold, ASM438219v1 2R_2, whole genome shotgun sequence genome encodes:
- the LOC6620275 gene encoding NHL repeat-containing protein 2 isoform X2, with the protein MHVLQELHLLEERFPIESGVVVIGVHSPKFENERNAANIMSAVQRYGISHPIVNDSRSGMWRAIGIRCWPSLLILSPSGVPMMLLMGEGHGKFLQDFFSSALSFFSRQGIIDHRGLPIKLFRDFQPASNLRFPAKIVRSPNGQYAIADTGNNRVLVLTAGGVVQHRIGGHQPGFVDGNLTVARFNNPQGIAFLNENVLIVADTKNHAVRQISLTNAIVETLAGTGIQGNERIGGRLGPLQPLSSPWDVAIFRTRDMDMSFHLDERNIPEKTIILISMAGTHQIWGYFPEGIIWWKFRKFEPCCCVSLIGNGLEENRNNSYPQNAAFAQPSGLAIAGDVLYIADSESSSIRKASMIDGKVMPVVGGDRNPLNLFAFGDIDGRLFSAKLQHPLGVTFNDANNRLYVADTYNHKIKIIDIDSNDISTLQIKSQENTNLILNEPAGLCLDASGKNLLVADTNNHLIHIIDLVTLIAQPFGLDFRQIASASEIDAPQDIQKATENNIIKTLPLDLIKPSKIFFNLRLSPIFNFTKEAPQKWILKTVCQSVIVNPSSGTLVDGMCHMQVQATRPDFMCESSQIFTIEFVLNLCLSNCCLVKKITVSIKCDDIPEEYISIHNVNIDIEQ; encoded by the exons ATGCATGTATTGCAAGAGTTGCACTTATTGGAAGAACGCTTTCCAATAGAAAGTGGTGTTGTAGTAATCGGTGTTCACAGTCCTAAGTTTGAAAATGAACGCAATGCGGCAAACATTATGTCCGCTGTACAACGATATGGAATATCACATCCGATTGTTAATGATTCACGATCTGGAATGTGGCGCGCTATTGGCATTCGTTGCTGGCCTTCTCTGTTGATTCTAAGCCCGTCTGGTGTTCCCATGATGTTATTAATGGGCGAAGGGCATGGAAAATTCCTACAGgattttttttcttctgccCTATCGTTTTTTAGCCGTCAGGGTATAATTGACCATAGGGGTTTACCTATAAAATTATTTCGTGATTTTCAACCAGCATCTAACTTGCGTTTTCCCGCAAAGATCGTTCGAAGCCCTAATGGCCAGTATGCTATTGCTGATACGGGGAACAACAGGGTGCTTGTGCTTACAGCAGGCGGTGTGGTACAGCACAGAATTGGAGGACACCAGCCTGGTTTCGTGGATGGAAACCTTACAGTAGCACGGTTTAATAATCCTCAAGGCATTGCATTTCTTAATGAAAACGTTTTGATTGTAGCTGACACTAAAAACCACGCCGTTCGGCAGATCTCTCTAACAAATGCAATAGTGGAAACTCTTGCCGGCACAGGAATTCAGGGAAATGAACGAATAGGTGGACGTCTAGGTCCATTGCAGCCACTGTCGTCACCGTGGGATGTTGCCATATTTCGAACGAGGGACATGGATATGTCCTTTCATCTTGATGAACGTAACATACCAGAAAAAACAATTATCCTTATATCCATGGCAGGCACCCACCAGATTTGGGGCTATTTTCCTGAAGGAATTATTTGGTGGAAATTTCGTAAATTTGAGCCTTGCTGCTGTGTCTCACTAATAGGAAACGGTTTGGAAGAAAACCGTAATAATTCTTACCCACAGAACGCTGCATTCGCACAGCCATCTGGCCTGGCTATAGCGGGAGACGTTTTATATATAGCTGACAGCGAAAGCTCTAGCATACGCAAAGCTTCTATGATAGATGGAAAGGTGATGCCCGTCGTCGGAGGAGATCGAAACCCTCTT aatttatttgcatttggcgACATTGACGGTAGACTATTCAGCGCGAAACTCCAACATCCGTTAGGAGTGACTTTCAATGATGCCAATAACAGACTCTATGTTGCTGATACCTATAAtcataaaatcaaaattatagACATCGATTCAAATGATATATCTACTCTACAAATTAAGAGCCAAGAAAATACTAACCTGATTTTAAACGAGCCCGCCGGACTGTGCTTGGATGCCAGCGGAAAAAACTTGTTGGTAGCTGATACCAATAACCATTTAATACATATAATAGATTTGGTAACGCTTATAGCACAACCGTTTGGTTTAGATTTCAGACAAATAGCGTCCGCTAGTGAAATTGATGCGCCACAAGATATACAAAAGGCTacagaaaataatataattaaaacattgcctcttgatttaattaaaccaagtaaaattttttttaatctaCGACTTTCGCCCATATTTAACTTTACGAAGGAAGCTCCTCAAAAATGGATACTGAAAACTGTATGTCAATCTGTAATAGTAAATCCATCGTCTGGAACTCTAGTTGATGGGATGTGCCACATGCAGGTGCAGGCAACTAGGCCTGATTTTATGTGTGAAAGCAGTCAAATATTTACCATCGAATTCGTATTAAATTTATGCCTCTCAAATTGTTGCCtagtaaaaaaaattacaGTTTCTATAAAATGCGATGACATACCAGAAGAATATATATCCATCCATAACGTAAATATTGACATTGAACAATAA
- the LOC6620275 gene encoding NHL repeat-containing protein 2 isoform X1: MDFNNDLSPIDILTFITDELLQAYKSSSGENEKARTIVKFLERWNDDISIAKLKGLTVEFESDLEWFNVSCPLSITGLQGKVIILDFFTYCCINCMHVLQELHLLEERFPIESGVVVIGVHSPKFENERNAANIMSAVQRYGISHPIVNDSRSGMWRAIGIRCWPSLLILSPSGVPMMLLMGEGHGKFLQDFFSSALSFFSRQGIIDHRGLPIKLFRDFQPASNLRFPAKIVRSPNGQYAIADTGNNRVLVLTAGGVVQHRIGGHQPGFVDGNLTVARFNNPQGIAFLNENVLIVADTKNHAVRQISLTNAIVETLAGTGIQGNERIGGRLGPLQPLSSPWDVAIFRTRDMDMSFHLDERNIPEKTIILISMAGTHQIWGYFPEGIIWWKFRKFEPCCCVSLIGNGLEENRNNSYPQNAAFAQPSGLAIAGDVLYIADSESSSIRKASMIDGKVMPVVGGDRNPLNLFAFGDIDGRLFSAKLQHPLGVTFNDANNRLYVADTYNHKIKIIDIDSNDISTLQIKSQENTNLILNEPAGLCLDASGKNLLVADTNNHLIHIIDLVTLIAQPFGLDFRQIASASEIDAPQDIQKATENNIIKTLPLDLIKPSKIFFNLRLSPIFNFTKEAPQKWILKTVCQSVIVNPSSGTLVDGMCHMQVQATRPDFMCESSQIFTIEFVLNLCLSNCCLVKKITVSIKCDDIPEEYISIHNVNIDIEQ; this comes from the exons ATGGATTTTAATAATGACTTATCGCCTATTGATATTTTGACATTTATAACAGATGAACTGCTGCAAGCATACAAAAGCAGTAGTGGAGAAAATGAAAAGGCTAGGACAATTGTCAAGTTCCTTGAGCGATGGAATGACGATATCTCCATTGCGAAACTCAAGGGTCTCACTGTTGAATTTGAATCAG ATTTAGAGTGGTTCAATGTAAGTTGTCCCTTATCGATAACAGGATTGCAAGGAAAAGTTATCATACTAGACTTTTTCACATATTGCTGCATTAATTGTATGCATGTATTGCAAGAGTTGCACTTATTGGAAGAACGCTTTCCAATAGAAAGTGGTGTTGTAGTAATCGGTGTTCACAGTCCTAAGTTTGAAAATGAACGCAATGCGGCAAACATTATGTCCGCTGTACAACGATATGGAATATCACATCCGATTGTTAATGATTCACGATCTGGAATGTGGCGCGCTATTGGCATTCGTTGCTGGCCTTCTCTGTTGATTCTAAGCCCGTCTGGTGTTCCCATGATGTTATTAATGGGCGAAGGGCATGGAAAATTCCTACAGgattttttttcttctgccCTATCGTTTTTTAGCCGTCAGGGTATAATTGACCATAGGGGTTTACCTATAAAATTATTTCGTGATTTTCAACCAGCATCTAACTTGCGTTTTCCCGCAAAGATCGTTCGAAGCCCTAATGGCCAGTATGCTATTGCTGATACGGGGAACAACAGGGTGCTTGTGCTTACAGCAGGCGGTGTGGTACAGCACAGAATTGGAGGACACCAGCCTGGTTTCGTGGATGGAAACCTTACAGTAGCACGGTTTAATAATCCTCAAGGCATTGCATTTCTTAATGAAAACGTTTTGATTGTAGCTGACACTAAAAACCACGCCGTTCGGCAGATCTCTCTAACAAATGCAATAGTGGAAACTCTTGCCGGCACAGGAATTCAGGGAAATGAACGAATAGGTGGACGTCTAGGTCCATTGCAGCCACTGTCGTCACCGTGGGATGTTGCCATATTTCGAACGAGGGACATGGATATGTCCTTTCATCTTGATGAACGTAACATACCAGAAAAAACAATTATCCTTATATCCATGGCAGGCACCCACCAGATTTGGGGCTATTTTCCTGAAGGAATTATTTGGTGGAAATTTCGTAAATTTGAGCCTTGCTGCTGTGTCTCACTAATAGGAAACGGTTTGGAAGAAAACCGTAATAATTCTTACCCACAGAACGCTGCATTCGCACAGCCATCTGGCCTGGCTATAGCGGGAGACGTTTTATATATAGCTGACAGCGAAAGCTCTAGCATACGCAAAGCTTCTATGATAGATGGAAAGGTGATGCCCGTCGTCGGAGGAGATCGAAACCCTCTT aatttatttgcatttggcgACATTGACGGTAGACTATTCAGCGCGAAACTCCAACATCCGTTAGGAGTGACTTTCAATGATGCCAATAACAGACTCTATGTTGCTGATACCTATAAtcataaaatcaaaattatagACATCGATTCAAATGATATATCTACTCTACAAATTAAGAGCCAAGAAAATACTAACCTGATTTTAAACGAGCCCGCCGGACTGTGCTTGGATGCCAGCGGAAAAAACTTGTTGGTAGCTGATACCAATAACCATTTAATACATATAATAGATTTGGTAACGCTTATAGCACAACCGTTTGGTTTAGATTTCAGACAAATAGCGTCCGCTAGTGAAATTGATGCGCCACAAGATATACAAAAGGCTacagaaaataatataattaaaacattgcctcttgatttaattaaaccaagtaaaattttttttaatctaCGACTTTCGCCCATATTTAACTTTACGAAGGAAGCTCCTCAAAAATGGATACTGAAAACTGTATGTCAATCTGTAATAGTAAATCCATCGTCTGGAACTCTAGTTGATGGGATGTGCCACATGCAGGTGCAGGCAACTAGGCCTGATTTTATGTGTGAAAGCAGTCAAATATTTACCATCGAATTCGTATTAAATTTATGCCTCTCAAATTGTTGCCtagtaaaaaaaattacaGTTTCTATAAAATGCGATGACATACCAGAAGAATATATATCCATCCATAACGTAAATATTGACATTGAACAATAA